A stretch of DNA from Roseovarius sp. W115:
TCACGCAGCCGCACCTGAATATGTTCATACTCCAGCGTGAAATGCGTCCAGCCCGCCGACTCCGCCGCTGGCGTGACAAGCATAACATCGACACCGTTTCCGGCCAGTTGTTCGGCCAGAGCACTGCCCAGGTAGTAATGATCGTCGTCAAAGATGAGTACCGGTCCCTTGGGCACCTCACCGGCCATAATGACCTCTGGCGCAACAATCATCGGGCTGTGAAGCTGTTCGGGCGCAAATCGGTGATGAATTCCCACAAAATCGGTGCGCCAGTGCGACCCGGTGGCAATGGCCACATGGGCATGCCCCAATTCCATCACGGACTGCGCGGTCATTGCGCTTTGCGTGAAGGTGCTGACATTGGCGCGAGCCGACAACAGGTTCACACGGTAATCTGCCACGCGGTTCCATTGCCGTAACGGGGCCAGTGCTGTTTCGCGCAGAACACGGCCGCCCAGTTTTTCCCCGGCTTCCGCAAGAGTGACAGGATACCCGCGATTGGACAGCGCCAGCGCGGCCTCCAGCCCGGCAGGTCCACCTCCGACCACCAGCACATTGTCCTCGGAAGTCGCCGCCGGAATACGTTCAGGGTGCCACCCCTTGCGCCATTCCTCTCCCATCGTTGGGTTCTGCGTACAGCGCATCGGGTAGGCCACATAGTCGCCCGTGGTGCACATGTTGCAGCCGATACATTCGCGGATTTCGTGCGATCGACCTTCTTCAATCTTGGTGGGCAGAAAGGGGTCAGCAATCGAGGGACGCGCAGCCCCAACAAGATCAAGCACGCCACGTTTGATTTGAGACACCATCGTATCCGGCGAGGTAAACCGCCCCACGCCCACCACCGGCTTGGTGGTCAGTTTCTTGACGAAGCGCACATAGTCTTCTTGCGATCCTTCGTTGCCGAACCGCGACGGGAGCGAGTCATTGCCCCAGTCTGCCACATTCACATCCCAAAGGTCCGGCAACTCAGCGAGAGAACCGACTATATCCTCGGCCTCTGCGCTGTGCATGCCATCCTCACCCATCAATTCATCCACAGCAAAGCGGAACGCCACGGCACAGTCATGCCCGACTGCATCCTTGGTGTCCTCCAGCACCTCACGCACCAGCCGCACCCGGTTCTCTAAGCTGCCGCCATACTCATCGGTGCGGTGATTGAAGCGTTTGAGCAGAAATTGATAAAGCAGCGTCATGATGCCGTGTGCGGCGTAGACATAGATAATGTCGTACCCCGCCTCACGCGACCTCAACGCGGCTTCGCGAAACCATCGGCGCAGGGTTTTGATGTCGTCTTTGTCCATCCCCCGCGCCTGCGTCGAGTTTGACGTCTCATTGGGTGCAGGCGACGGGGCGATGGACGGAATACGCGACAGGTAGTTGCTGACCGACTGGCCATTGTGGACAAGCTGAATGCCTGCGAGTGCACCGTGTTCATGCACCTTATCGACCATCAGACGATGAACCGGCAAATCGCTGTCATCCCAGAGCCGCATCAGGGTGGCCGGAGTCAGATCGCTTGTCGGGTGGATCGAGCACTCTTCGGTGCATACCACACCCCAGCCCCCTTCAGCCTTGACCCCTCGCATTTCTGCCATGGTCCGAGGCCAGCGATGCCCCATCCCATTGCAATGCGGCACCTGATAAAATCGGTTCTTGGTCGTCTTGGGGCCGATCTTGAGCGGCTCGAAAAGGATTCTGTGATTGGGTTCCATCGTCATATGAAAGTGCTCCTCAAAACCTTCACAAAGCCAATTCTGATTCCGAATCTGACTGAACAGTCAGTCAAAAAGAGACTACACAACCAAGGGCAGCGGAGCTAGACGCAGTTTTTTTTGGAAAGAAATTTTGGGGTGGCTAAACCTGATCGTCCCAACAGGTGAACACCTCATTGGTGATCCAGCGCCGGATCCCGTTATGTGCGGCAAGCTGGTCCGAAGTGAGATGCCCGCCAGTGAAATACGCATAGGACCCATCAAGCTGCGCGCGATCCTGGAAGGTCATTACAACGTAGAACCGTTGTGCTTCCGGTGCTTCGGTGGACATTGGTGTGTCGTCAATTCGGGTGCCAATTTCTCCGGTTGCCTCCGCATACCCCATTGACTTCATGTCTTTGAAAAACTGAGCATAATAACCACGCACCGCCTCCATTGACGCGCCCGGCTTGAGATCGAAACGGCAAAGCATATGGATCATTTGTGTTACTTTCCAAATTCGTTCGGGATATCCCGGCAAACAAGAACAGCACCGCGCAAGGTGATGCACTTTCCCGTGGTTACGTGTTTCTCAATACTCTCTTCATCATCAGTTCTAAATCTCGGAAATCCATTACTTGTGTCAAGAAAATCCCCTCGCGCGTGTGGTCATGAATTGATCATATTCTGAAAGGGTCGTCAGATTTGATCAAATCCGGCGACCGTACAGCTTGACTCGTTTGATTTGCACCGAATAACGTTTTTTCGAACGTTCAACCAGTTAATCACTCAACGAGGGACTGCGCCGAACAAAAGGCGCGATGCACTCATCAAAAAATTGAACGTCGTCCTAGGGAGAGGAATTCCGCAATATGACACTTACATACAAACTGAAGGGACTGACCTGCACGGTTGCAGTTGGCGTTTTGATGGCCGGATCGGCTGTTGCTGAAGATCGTGTGCTGAAGGTCACAAACTGGGGTGAATACATCGCAGAAGACACGATCGCCAACTTCGAAAAAGAATACGGGATCAAGGTCATTTACGACACCTATGATTCCGCTGAATCGATCGATGCGAAACTGCTTGCGGGCAATAGCGGTTATGATGTCGTCAGCCACGCCGGTAGTGATACAGCGCGTCTGATCAAGGCGGGCATCGTCGCTCCGCTCGATATGTCAAAGCTGGACAACATCAAACATATTGACCCGGCCCTTATGGCGCAGCTCGACAGTGAATGGGATCCAGGCAACAAGCACTTCATTCCGTATATGTGGGGCACACATGGAGTAACGTATAATGAAGAGCTGGTGAAGGCGACTTATCCTGACGCACCAATCGGCTCCATGGATCTTATCTTCAACCCTGAACACCTGGAGAAAGTTGCCTCCTGTGGTGTGTCATTCCTGGATTCTCCAGGTGACATCATTCCAATGGCGCTTGCTTATCTGGGGCTCGACCCAAACTCGACCAATTCCGAAGACTATGAGGCGGTTGGGGAAATGCTGGCGCAGATCCGTCCGCATATCAAAACGTTCGATAACTATGCGTATCAGCGGATGCCACAGAAAGAGTTCTGCATCTCCACAACTTGGGGGCCTGATGGGCTTTTGGCGATGTCCGGCGCAGCCGAAGCCGATACAGGCGTCGTTCTTGATTTCTTCCTGCCCGA
This window harbors:
- a CDS encoding FAD-dependent oxidoreductase, whose translation is MTMEPNHRILFEPLKIGPKTTKNRFYQVPHCNGMGHRWPRTMAEMRGVKAEGGWGVVCTEECSIHPTSDLTPATLMRLWDDSDLPVHRLMVDKVHEHGALAGIQLVHNGQSVSNYLSRIPSIAPSPAPNETSNSTQARGMDKDDIKTLRRWFREAALRSREAGYDIIYVYAAHGIMTLLYQFLLKRFNHRTDEYGGSLENRVRLVREVLEDTKDAVGHDCAVAFRFAVDELMGEDGMHSAEAEDIVGSLAELPDLWDVNVADWGNDSLPSRFGNEGSQEDYVRFVKKLTTKPVVGVGRFTSPDTMVSQIKRGVLDLVGAARPSIADPFLPTKIEEGRSHEIRECIGCNMCTTGDYVAYPMRCTQNPTMGEEWRKGWHPERIPAATSEDNVLVVGGGPAGLEAALALSNRGYPVTLAEAGEKLGGRVLRETALAPLRQWNRVADYRVNLLSARANVSTFTQSAMTAQSVMELGHAHVAIATGSHWRTDFVGIHHRFAPEQLHSPMIVAPEVIMAGEVPKGPVLIFDDDHYYLGSALAEQLAGNGVDVMLVTPAAESAGWTHFTLEYEHIQVRLRELGVEIICNHGIVAVGDGFVDLACVFTEKTQRKDVAAVVPVTSRTSDDSLYHDLLAQKDAWSEHGIKSVTRIGDCYAPGTIAMAVYGGHEFARTLEAPVDQDAPFRRENDFESDKLWPEFAS
- a CDS encoding extracellular solute-binding protein; the encoded protein is MTLTYKLKGLTCTVAVGVLMAGSAVAEDRVLKVTNWGEYIAEDTIANFEKEYGIKVIYDTYDSAESIDAKLLAGNSGYDVVSHAGSDTARLIKAGIVAPLDMSKLDNIKHIDPALMAQLDSEWDPGNKHFIPYMWGTHGVTYNEELVKATYPDAPIGSMDLIFNPEHLEKVASCGVSFLDSPGDIIPMALAYLGLDPNSTNSEDYEAVGEMLAQIRPHIKTFDNYAYQRMPQKEFCISTTWGPDGLLAMSGAAEADTGVVLDFFLPEGQGAAQLWIDGWLIPADAANKEDAHLFLNYMMRPEVGAADSNFTWYATANKTGKELVDEEVTSSPAAFPTSDQVAKMYTTKVLPPKVERLQTRTWTNFKAGN